One segment of Candidatus Melainabacteria bacterium DNA contains the following:
- a CDS encoding acyltransferase, whose amino-acid sequence MTSAAPVLETQNTQIAAETKPQAKKAFYLPELDGLRTVGFFYMFMAHSSVIPQQPNQHFFLVDAYNVFVKWGVIGLDMFFVLSGYLITTLLLKERLKNGNISLPLYFKRRMLRIWPLFYLVIFVGAFVIPFACTRHLNMELYKKFLCDIFVPMFFFLGNYALIFKAWTLQALTAGLSFPLANLFRPLWSVCSEEQFYVTWPFIVRKMKSWQGLTLTIVGLTAMSIGFRYYFQQYSLTHTRGIWTPSDFYHYNTLCGLDTLMSGALIATIQLQCPELWKKICKKGAPIALTAFAILASMIAFLPEPTNSVFIVPMYLGIALLCGMVLIGTMSWAPLQQFLSLFAGIGKTTYGMYLVHHPIIALTENYMRGKLHMAYNEQFYAIRFGISLTLTVIMGQILYRTIEKRLEELRRKYARI is encoded by the coding sequence GTGACCTCAGCAGCCCCGGTACTCGAGACCCAAAACACTCAAATAGCCGCTGAAACCAAGCCGCAGGCAAAGAAGGCATTCTACCTGCCCGAGCTGGATGGATTACGCACGGTCGGCTTCTTCTATATGTTTATGGCTCATTCGTCGGTAATTCCGCAGCAGCCCAATCAGCATTTCTTTCTTGTGGATGCCTACAACGTCTTCGTCAAATGGGGCGTGATTGGTCTGGACATGTTCTTCGTGCTGAGCGGATATCTGATCACAACGCTGCTCTTGAAAGAACGTTTGAAGAACGGAAACATCTCGCTGCCGCTGTACTTCAAGCGGCGCATGTTGCGCATCTGGCCGCTTTTTTATCTAGTTATCTTTGTTGGTGCATTTGTAATTCCTTTTGCGTGCACACGGCATTTAAACATGGAGCTCTACAAGAAGTTCCTGTGCGACATATTCGTGCCTATGTTCTTCTTTCTGGGCAACTACGCGCTCATTTTCAAAGCCTGGACTTTGCAGGCTCTAACAGCGGGGTTGAGTTTTCCGCTGGCGAATTTGTTCAGACCGCTGTGGTCGGTCTGTTCTGAGGAACAGTTCTATGTGACCTGGCCCTTTATCGTGCGCAAAATGAAATCGTGGCAGGGTCTGACGCTCACTATAGTTGGCTTGACCGCCATGTCTATTGGGTTCCGCTATTACTTCCAGCAGTACTCATTGACGCATACACGCGGCATCTGGACGCCGTCTGACTTCTATCACTACAACACACTATGCGGGCTGGATACGCTTATGTCCGGCGCCTTGATAGCAACGATCCAGTTGCAATGTCCCGAGCTGTGGAAAAAGATTTGCAAAAAGGGCGCACCGATCGCGTTGACTGCATTTGCCATTCTGGCAAGCATGATTGCGTTTTTGCCGGAACCAACCAACAGTGTTTTCATCGTGCCGATGTATCTCGGTATCGCCCTTCTCTGCGGAATGGTGCTGATAGGCACAATGTCGTGGGCTCCGTTACAGCAATTTTTGTCCTTATTTGCAGGTATCGGCAAAACTACATATGGAATGTACCTGGTGCATCATCCAATCATTGCGCTGACGGAAAACTACATGCGCGGCAAGTTGCACATGGCCTATAACGAGCAGTTCTATGCGATTCGCTTTGGCATCTCATTAACACTGACAGTAATAATGGGACAGATTTTGTATCGCACAATTGAAAAGCGACTGGAAGAATTGCGGCGAAAATACGCACGCATTTAG
- a CDS encoding MerR family transcriptional regulator yields MIVEDSYTLSIEELSEEVVRVLKANNLFASHHDNRVSAAPDMRTIRYYTSLGLLDRPSIEGRVAKYNRKHLLQLLAVKTLQGVSLPLSEIQEQLYGLSEAELEAVIAFYIPELSQRSTDSYKESIRTLTWREIIIEPGLKIMADDSWLGDTDQAVLEQKIRAALEVLKAAAPEANGE; encoded by the coding sequence ATGATAGTCGAAGACTCCTACACGTTAAGCATCGAGGAACTCTCAGAGGAGGTAGTGCGTGTACTTAAAGCTAATAACCTCTTCGCCAGTCATCACGATAATCGAGTGTCCGCAGCACCTGATATGCGTACCATCCGGTACTACACTAGTCTGGGACTGCTCGACCGTCCTTCTATCGAAGGGCGAGTGGCTAAATACAACAGAAAGCACTTGCTGCAATTGCTTGCTGTTAAGACGTTGCAGGGTGTGTCGCTTCCGTTGTCCGAGATCCAGGAACAGTTATATGGTTTAAGTGAAGCAGAACTTGAAGCCGTAATTGCCTTCTACATTCCTGAACTAAGTCAGAGAAGCACCGACTCCTACAAGGAATCAATTCGTACTCTAACTTGGCGCGAAATCATAATCGAACCGGGTCTGAAAATCATGGCAGATGACTCGTGGCTTGGTGATACAGACCAGGCAGTACTCGAACAAAAAATTCGCGCCGCCCTCGAAGTCCTAAAAGCTGCTGCCCCTGAGGCAAATGGAGAATAA
- a CDS encoding J domain-containing protein, with product MNDSEIRRLLCEILCVRPEASEEEIRQAYTSEAKKWHPDRVQHNSEFAALADKKLKEINQAYECLTDRAQFEKHGAKLAQRYKAEKSGGPGPGSGSSSRSDSGSGSGSASGSGSSGSASGSATGSATGTSASSGAQSVDKSGIVKIFVATGIFVIIVVLVANLTAPRRDTSSNPGVVLSPSQSPGAPLQGSGSSNPQPALPSDSSIAAPPGSN from the coding sequence ATGAACGATTCAGAAATCAGGCGTCTTCTTTGCGAAATATTGTGTGTTCGTCCCGAGGCGTCCGAAGAAGAAATTCGTCAGGCCTACACAAGTGAGGCTAAAAAGTGGCACCCAGACAGAGTTCAACATAATTCCGAATTTGCAGCTTTAGCCGACAAGAAGCTCAAAGAAATCAATCAAGCCTATGAATGCTTGACTGATCGAGCACAGTTTGAGAAGCACGGGGCGAAGCTTGCGCAACGCTATAAAGCGGAAAAGAGTGGTGGTCCTGGTCCTGGTTCCGGTTCAAGTTCCAGGTCTGATTCCGGCTCTGGCTCTGGATCTGCTTCCGGATCCGGATCCTCTGGATCTGCTTCCGGATCCGCAACTGGATCCGCAACTGGGACCAGTGCTTCTTCAGGTGCTCAGTCAGTCGACAAATCCGGTATTGTCAAAATCTTTGTTGCCACCGGAATATTTGTAATCATAGTAGTTCTCGTAGCAAATCTTACGGCTCCCAGGCGCGACACATCATCGAATCCCGGCGTGGTCTTGAGTCCGTCGCAGTCGCCGGGTGCACCGCTTCAAGGTTCTGGGTCATCAAACCCTCAGCCTGCATTGCCGTCAGATAGTTCAATTGCGGCGCCGCCTGGCTCGAATTAG
- a CDS encoding VWA domain-containing protein: MTTAILLLEESEVERSSRVLGCIHVTEGNKKRSLPLTSVQIAARVADRLAHVTVTETFKNPYSDHLEAVYIFPLAGGSAVSSFKMKVGERLVVGKVDERQAARDQYVEALQEGKRAALLEQERDDVFTVQVGNLPPGEEVQVEITYSEKLAYFDNGTTEIRLPLVVAPRYIPGNAVARQNLGDGVELDTDIVPDASRISPPRLAPGVDPKTALNLTVELAGDQVIEDLSCSQHATKIGTSKDGFKISLAREDELLDRDFVLRWRVATESVQSNFLVYQNPANKSECYGMISLLPPKTDEAGALPRDVIFVVDRSGSMSGVKMASAARACSLLINTLGPRDRFAIQAFDDVVEWMNGYSTKKQLVYADEGGKELGEKYLRTVGARGGTEMHNAMREAINTMKLRLPCSMRLPVIVVLTDGEVGNESPILKHIQSELGDIRVFTVGVDTAVNDGFLNRLAALGGGTSTFVQPGAQLEEALGGIGREIGTPVITNLSLEDVNCGLDKNSVTPARVPDLFEGRASSAFFKMSAGKLKELQSGKIKVNGLCADGSKFAQEVSARVVDLPALAQLWAKSHIIDLEDTYRISNDQQQMALHKQIVDIAIAHSILTKFTAFVLVDHAEIVNAGGAVRTVVQPVQTPAGWDSLGASAPMTNRSLKSRSVSTGSWGAAPACWGSPAPGAGGAGSMYGGPLREKIAGDSSHAWGAAPGAAASNTPSQPQQMPQAAPQAPQPPILPAGAPPCGSPGGPPPSPAQPSNLPTRKASSLMGQLVRQSSEGVREKQKDSASAQLSNEFQNAFKTFETILRALFAAIKNGENFDAQKLVEARKQLFTALSNCVIADRLPILQKFVRADSLQLIHAIQSAKTITPSIKKVVAEGETNFEKVVEEVNSQKQPKPFWQSNV, encoded by the coding sequence ATGACCACCGCGATTCTATTACTCGAAGAGTCTGAAGTCGAACGTTCAAGTCGAGTGCTTGGCTGCATCCATGTCACGGAAGGAAACAAGAAGAGAAGTTTGCCTCTGACCTCAGTGCAAATCGCGGCTCGTGTCGCAGATCGACTTGCACATGTGACGGTCACGGAAACTTTCAAAAATCCATATAGCGACCATCTCGAAGCTGTTTATATTTTCCCGCTTGCTGGTGGCAGCGCAGTCAGTTCATTCAAAATGAAAGTCGGAGAGCGTCTGGTTGTTGGAAAAGTTGATGAGCGCCAGGCTGCACGCGATCAATATGTAGAGGCTCTGCAAGAAGGAAAGAGAGCGGCGCTGTTGGAGCAAGAACGGGACGATGTCTTTACAGTACAGGTAGGTAATCTGCCTCCTGGAGAAGAAGTTCAAGTCGAGATTACATACTCCGAAAAGCTTGCCTATTTCGACAACGGAACGACTGAAATTCGGTTACCGCTGGTGGTGGCACCTCGGTATATACCAGGCAATGCAGTTGCGCGTCAAAATCTCGGTGATGGTGTCGAGCTTGACACAGACATCGTGCCCGATGCTTCGCGCATTTCGCCGCCTCGCCTGGCTCCTGGCGTTGATCCAAAGACAGCGCTCAATTTGACCGTTGAACTGGCTGGCGACCAGGTAATTGAAGATTTGAGCTGTTCGCAGCATGCTACAAAAATTGGAACGAGCAAGGATGGTTTTAAGATCTCACTTGCCCGTGAAGATGAGCTACTTGACCGAGATTTCGTTTTGCGCTGGCGCGTTGCGACAGAGTCGGTGCAGTCTAATTTTCTGGTTTATCAAAACCCAGCCAATAAGTCTGAATGCTATGGCATGATCTCTTTGTTGCCGCCTAAGACAGACGAAGCTGGTGCCCTGCCGCGCGATGTCATCTTTGTGGTCGACCGCTCCGGTTCAATGTCTGGAGTCAAGATGGCATCTGCTGCGCGGGCTTGTTCCCTGCTGATCAATACTCTTGGTCCTCGTGACCGCTTCGCTATTCAAGCTTTTGATGATGTCGTCGAGTGGATGAATGGCTATTCTACTAAAAAGCAGCTCGTCTACGCCGATGAGGGAGGAAAGGAGCTGGGCGAAAAATATTTGCGCACCGTCGGAGCGCGTGGTGGCACTGAGATGCACAACGCTATGCGTGAAGCAATCAACACAATGAAGTTGCGTCTTCCTTGTTCGATGCGTTTGCCCGTAATTGTTGTACTGACCGACGGTGAAGTCGGCAATGAATCACCGATTCTCAAACATATTCAATCTGAATTGGGGGATATCCGAGTATTTACTGTTGGTGTCGATACAGCTGTCAATGACGGTTTCCTGAACAGGCTGGCGGCTCTGGGAGGTGGTACGTCAACATTTGTGCAACCGGGCGCTCAGTTGGAAGAAGCCCTGGGCGGCATTGGGCGCGAAATCGGCACACCAGTGATTACGAATTTGAGTCTGGAAGATGTGAACTGTGGTCTCGATAAGAATTCAGTGACACCAGCCAGAGTGCCCGATCTTTTCGAAGGACGAGCCAGCAGCGCATTTTTTAAGATGTCTGCCGGGAAGTTGAAAGAATTGCAGAGCGGCAAAATCAAAGTGAATGGCTTATGCGCCGATGGGTCGAAATTTGCGCAGGAGGTTTCCGCTCGGGTCGTTGATTTACCGGCTCTGGCTCAACTTTGGGCGAAAAGTCACATCATCGATTTGGAAGACACCTACCGAATTTCAAACGATCAGCAGCAGATGGCGTTGCACAAGCAAATAGTGGATATTGCCATCGCTCATTCAATTCTGACTAAATTCACGGCGTTCGTGCTTGTTGACCATGCCGAGATTGTGAATGCTGGTGGGGCCGTTCGGACTGTTGTTCAACCAGTGCAAACGCCTGCAGGCTGGGATTCTCTTGGTGCTTCAGCTCCGATGACCAATCGTAGCTTGAAGTCCCGCTCCGTATCAACAGGCAGCTGGGGCGCCGCACCTGCTTGCTGGGGTAGCCCTGCGCCGGGAGCAGGCGGAGCTGGTTCGATGTATGGTGGACCTTTGCGAGAGAAAATCGCAGGTGACTCGTCCCATGCATGGGGTGCAGCACCTGGTGCTGCCGCGTCAAACACACCGTCGCAGCCTCAACAAATGCCTCAAGCAGCGCCGCAAGCTCCTCAGCCGCCTATCCTACCGGCGGGAGCGCCTCCTTGTGGTTCACCTGGTGGACCGCCTCCGTCGCCCGCTCAGCCTTCGAATTTGCCTACAAGAAAAGCCTCAAGCCTAATGGGACAACTTGTCCGTCAGTCATCTGAGGGTGTGAGAGAAAAGCAAAAGGATTCAGCTTCGGCGCAGCTCTCAAATGAATTTCAGAATGCGTTCAAAACTTTTGAAACCATCTTGCGTGCACTATTTGCTGCCATCAAAAATGGTGAAAATTTTGATGCTCAGAAACTAGTTGAGGCAAGGAAGCAGTTATTCACTGCCCTATCGAACTGCGTAATCGCAGACCGTCTGCCGATTTTGCAAAAATTCGTTCGTGCAGACTCTCTGCAGTTGATTCATGCGATTCAATCAGCGAAGACTATTACACCATCGATCAAAAAGGTGGTAGCAGAAGGAGAAACAAACTTCGAGAAGGTTGTTGAAGAAGTCAATTCACAGAAACAGCCGAAACCATTCTGGCAGAGTAACGTTTAA
- a CDS encoding alpha/beta hydrolase has protein sequence MKNINRLLILVLTMSSIPLVCAQEEPNASIQAQQPQTQQQQQQPPQGSNQSRRERIIQLIKMRRQGQNGGGLWKQPQGQGASADANFLDPDGMQEAASIGNSRATARDIAYGPDPLQKLDVYAPPKGTAKGPVILFAHGGGWKRGDKRQHGPKGAAYSSNGIVFISTNYRLAPNAMHPKEIEDMASAFAWVKAHAKDYGGDPNQIYVMGHSAGAHLVDLLATNEKFLAEKGLKLTDVKGCISLDTASLDLTERGALPGVASKMVADMVTNAFGTDPKVLTEASPLLQLHKGKTYPRFLMICSANRRDSSAAHKAFDKAVHEVGGSISTKVVPLNHGQISQAAGNEKTDVFAACLAFVQGKPVANSGTLQ, from the coding sequence TTGAAAAACATCAATCGACTATTGATTCTTGTGTTGACTATGTCATCCATTCCGCTTGTTTGCGCGCAAGAAGAACCAAATGCATCGATTCAGGCACAACAACCGCAGACACAACAACAACAACAACAGCCACCTCAAGGTTCGAACCAATCCAGAAGAGAGCGCATTATTCAGCTTATAAAAATGCGCAGACAGGGTCAGAACGGCGGGGGTTTGTGGAAGCAGCCTCAAGGGCAGGGAGCTTCTGCAGACGCTAACTTCTTAGATCCCGATGGAATGCAGGAAGCGGCATCTATCGGCAATTCGCGTGCCACCGCACGCGATATCGCATACGGACCAGACCCACTCCAGAAACTTGATGTTTATGCACCACCAAAGGGCACCGCTAAGGGCCCCGTCATTCTCTTCGCACACGGCGGAGGCTGGAAGCGCGGAGACAAAAGGCAGCATGGACCAAAAGGCGCAGCATATTCCAGCAACGGTATCGTATTCATCTCAACAAACTATCGGCTGGCACCGAATGCGATGCACCCAAAGGAAATTGAAGACATGGCCAGCGCGTTCGCCTGGGTGAAAGCACATGCAAAAGACTACGGCGGTGATCCCAATCAGATCTACGTTATGGGGCATTCAGCAGGTGCGCACCTCGTTGATCTTTTGGCAACAAACGAAAAATTCCTTGCAGAGAAGGGCTTAAAGCTGACCGACGTAAAAGGCTGCATCAGTCTGGATACCGCCAGTCTCGATCTGACCGAACGCGGCGCACTTCCTGGTGTGGCCAGCAAAATGGTCGCAGATATGGTTACCAATGCATTTGGTACGGATCCGAAAGTTTTGACAGAGGCATCGCCTCTCCTGCAACTTCACAAAGGAAAGACTTATCCGCGATTTCTGATGATCTGCAGTGCCAATCGGCGAGACAGTTCAGCCGCCCACAAAGCATTTGATAAAGCCGTCCATGAGGTCGGGGGGAGCATCTCCACTAAAGTTGTGCCACTAAATCACGGGCAGATCAGCCAGGCGGCCGGCAACGAAAAAACCGATGTGTTCGCAGCATGTCTGGCATTCGTTCAAGGTAAACCAGTCGCAAATTCCGGCACGCTGCAGTAG